A stretch of DNA from Tsuneonella amylolytica:
ATATAGGAGGATATCTCGCCAGCGGGCAGCAGCGGCGCGAAGAGCCAGCCGATGAAGAAGGTGCCCAGCGCCGCCATCGAAAACGGCTTCACTGCCCAGTTGATGAACAGGGTGACACCGACGCCCTTCCAGTGCTGACGAACCGACCCGAGCGCCCCGAAATCGATCTTGAGCAGCATGGGAATGATCATCAGCCAGATGAGCACCGCAACGGGCAGGTTGACCCGCGCGATCTCGGCAGCGGCTATTGCCGCGAAGGCGCCCGGAACGGCCGCCCCGAGAGCGATGCCGACTACGATGCACAGCAGCACCGATACCGAAAGATACCGCTCGAACTTCGACATTGCGGGCCGCGCCGCCAATCCAGCATCAGCCATTGGCGGGCACAACCTCGCCGTCTTCCCTCACGAAATCGGCGTCAAGAGTCCGGTCGAGGACCGACAGCACCTCTTCGGACGGGCGGCAGAGCCTTGCGCCCTTCGGCCCCACCACAATCGGGCGATTGATCAGGATCGGATGCTCCATCATCGCGTCGATGAGTTGGTCGTCCGTGAGCGACGGCTCCCCAAGCCCAAGCTCCGCGTAAGGCGTGCCCTTTTCGCGGATGAGATCGCGTGGGCCGATGCCCATGTGCTGGATGAGCGAGGCCAGTTCTTCCCGGCTTGGCGGGCTCTCCAAATAGTGGATCACTTCGGGCTCGATCCCTGTTGCGCGGATCAGCGCCAAGGTGTTGCGCGACGTCCCACATGCCGGGTTGTGGTAGATGGTAACGCTCATCCGCAGCAGCTCGCTGATTGTGCGGGCACGGCCGGGGCGCAGCATGCGCCGTCGGCGGCATTGGTGGAAAGAGCCGCCAGCGCGGGGCTATCGCCGTAGACTGTGGCGTCGCCATTGGTGAGAAAAGCTTCCCAGACGATGCCGTCCGGA
This window harbors:
- the arsC gene encoding arsenate reductase (glutaredoxin) (This arsenate reductase requires both glutathione and glutaredoxin to convert arsenate to arsenite, after which the efflux transporter formed by ArsA and ArsB can extrude the arsenite from the cell, providing resistance.), which gives rise to MSVTIYHNPACGTSRNTLALIRATGIEPEVIHYLESPPSREELASLIQHMGIGPRDLIREKGTPYAELGLGEPSLTDDQLIDAMMEHPILINRPIVVGPKGARLCRPSEEVLSVLDRTLDADFVREDGEVVPANG